The nucleotide window CTGAACGGCGACGCGCCGGCATCGTCTCGACGGCCTGCGTGAGCGCGGCGATGGCGTCGGGATTGTGACCGTAGTCTGCAATGACCGTGGCGCCCTTGTAGTCGAACACATTGAAGCGACCCGGAGCGGTGCCCGCATCGTTGACGAACGTGGCCAGACCGGCACGGATCGTCGTCGCATCGATGTTCAGCGCCCAGGCCGCGCCGATTGCCGCCATCGCGTTCTCGACCTGGAAGCCGATGGCGCCGCCGCGCGTGAGCGGAATCGCCGACAGGGCGTAGCGGGTCTCCTCGGCGCCCTGAGCCGTGACGATGCTGCCGCCGTCGACATACACCACGCGTCTGCCTTTGGCGCGGTGCGTGGCCAGTACCGGATGCGCCGCATCCATGGCGAAGTAGGTCACGTCGCCGGGACAGGCGTCGGCCATGCGCGCCACCATGGGATCGGCGGCGTTGAGCACGGCCATGCCGCGCGGCGCCACGTTGCGCACGATCACGCTCTTGAGCACGGCGAGGTCTTCGACCGTATTGATATAAGACAGGCCCAGATGGTCGCCCATGCCGATGTTGGTCACCACGGCCACGTCGCAGCGGTCGTAGGCCAGGCCCTCGCGCAGCAGGCCGCCGCGCGCGGTTTCGAACACGGCCGCATCCACGTCCGGGTGCATCAGCACGTTGCGCGCACTGCGCGGGCCACTGCAATCGCCCGTGTCGATACGCTGGCCGCTGATATAGATGCCGTCGGTGCCGGTCATGCCCACGCGCAATCCTTGCTGGGCGATGAGGTGAGCGATCAGGCGCACCGTCGTCGTCTTGCCGTTCGTGCCCGACACGGCCACGACCGGAATGCGTCCGTCGTCGCCGTCGTCGAACATGGTGGAGACAATCGCTTCGCCCACCGCGCGGCCCTTGCCGTACGACGGCTGAAGGTGCATGCGCAGCCCCGGCGCGGCATTGACTTCCACGATGCCGCCGGCCTGCTCCTCGAAGGGCTTGGTCACGGTTTCGCACACGGCGTCGACCCCGGCGATGTCGAGCCCGACCTGCAGTGCCGCGGCCACCGCGCGCGCGGCGATTTCCGGATGCACGTCGTCGGTCACATCGGTGGCGGTGCCGCCGGTCGACAGGTTGGCGTTATTGCGCAGCACCACGCGCGCGCCGGCTTCCGGCACGGAATCCGCGCCCAGGCCCTGCTTGGCCAGTGTGGCGAGGGCGATGTCGTCGAAACGAATCTTGGTCAGCGACGTGGCATGTCCTTCGCCCCGGCGCGGATCGGCGTTCACCGCATCGACGAGCTGACGCACGGTGTGCACGCCGTCGCCGGTCACTTGCGGCGGGT belongs to Pandoraea pnomenusa and includes:
- the cphA gene encoding cyanophycin synthetase → MEVSRIRALRGPNLWSRHTAIEAIVTCTDLEYSIGNLAGFEARLRARFPELPALTPDAEERPVSLADALATTALHLQAAAGCPVTFSQTTQTIEPGTFQVVVQYSEEPVGRLAFDLAQQLINAALEDTPFDLPDALYRLRDLDEDVRLGPSTGSIVYAAVARGIPYRRLTEGSMVQFGWGSKQRRIQAAETDRTSAVAESIAQDKDLTKTLLHAAGVPVPLGGTVHDIEDAWKLVQEIDAPVVVKPRDGNQGKGVAVRLRTREEIEKAFEVAQDICRDVIIERYIPGHDFRLLVIGNKLVAAARRDPPQVTGDGVHTVRQLVDAVNADPRRGEGHATSLTKIRFDDIALATLAKQGLGADSVPEAGARVVLRNNANLSTGGTATDVTDDVHPEIAARAVAAALQVGLDIAGVDAVCETVTKPFEEQAGGIVEVNAAPGLRMHLQPSYGKGRAVGEAIVSTMFDDGDDGRIPVVAVSGTNGKTTTVRLIAHLIAQQGLRVGMTGTDGIYISGQRIDTGDCSGPRSARNVLMHPDVDAAVFETARGGLLREGLAYDRCDVAVVTNIGMGDHLGLSYINTVEDLAVLKSVIVRNVAPRGMAVLNAADPMVARMADACPGDVTYFAMDAAHPVLATHRAKGRRVVYVDGGSIVTAQGAEETRYALSAIPLTRGGAIGFQVENAMAAIGAAWALNIDATTIRAGLATFVNDAGTAPGRFNVFDYKGATVIADYGHNPDAIAALTQAVETMPARRRSVVISGAGDRRDEDIRRQTEILGDAFDDVLLYQDQCQRGREDGEVLKLLREGLAGARRASHVDEIHGEFLAIDTALGRLQPGDLCLILIDQVDEALAHIGQRVAEAAAH